From Capricornis sumatraensis isolate serow.1 chromosome 19, serow.2, whole genome shotgun sequence:
GGGAGAGTGTGGCACACAGAGGCCCTGCCCCAGGTGGAGGCCTGAGTGCCAAACACAGAAGGTTCCAGAAGTGACAGGGAGAGGCAGTGGCGGGGCTGGTGGGGGCAGCAGCCCTGGGATTCGCCAGCTCGTGCCCGAGGTGGGCACTCTGCGGGTGATTCTGGAGGGCCAGGCCCTGTGTCCCGGGAAAGCCactgaagaacaaagagaaaacaagaaaacatcaGTCATGGGATCACGTAAAGCTTAGCCGGCTGCTCAGCGCAGGGCCATGGCAGCCTGTGGCAGGGGGCATCTGCAGACTGGCCTtgcccaccacccacccctgGAGAAGGCCGACCGGGAATGGTGGGCCGGCGGCCCTGAGTTGGGTCTGGGGGGAGGAGTGGGGGTGTCAAGGTCAAGCCCTGTCTTGGGAGCAGGAGCCGAGCCCGCCTGGGTTCTGGCTGCCCCGAGTGAAGCCGGCAGAGGACGGCGGGGTTGGTCCTGCTGGCCAGGACCGATTGGGGGCAGGTTAGGCGAGGGTCACACGGTCAGGGTGCCTGGCCCCCTGCCCGGTGGCGGCATTTCCCGTCCCCCATCTTTGGAGTGAGCGGCTTTCCCACTGCAGAGGCCGGGCCTTGCCACGTGGGGGCAGCCCGTCCCCACTGCCAGGCGACACGTCTGGGCGCTCCTGTGGTTGTGGCTGGGTGACGACGTGGCCGTCTCCAGGCTGGGCCCTGGCCGGTCCCGGGAGCACTGTCCCCAGGCTCCCCTCCCGAGCCCTGGGCGGCTGGGCCTGGCACCACCTCCGCCGGCTGGCCGCCGCGCCGCTGCGGTGTCTCCTGGCCAGCCCTGGGTGCCGGCGGCCGGCCGGGCCGCGCGGCCTGACCCCTGTCCCCTTGTCTCCTAGTGCCCGAGATGCATGCAGTGTGACACCAAGTTTGACTTTCTCACTAGGAAGGTGAGCTGGGCGGGGCAGGAGGGCGGCCCCGGTGCGGTGTGGGGGCGGGGCCCCTCGAGGCGTTGCGGCGGCCGCTGGTGCCCGCGGTCTGTCTGCGGGGTGCTCACGCCGGTGCCCGCGTCCCCAGCACCACTGCCGCCGGTGCGGGAAGTGCTTCTGCGACAAGTGCTGCGGCCAGAAGGTGGCGCTGCGGCGCATGTGCTTCGTGGACCCGGTGCGGCAGTGCGCCGGGTGCGCGCCGGTGTCGCGGCGCGAGGCCGACTTCTACGACCGGCAGCTCAAGCTGCTGCTGAGCGGTGAGCGCCGGGCGGGCGGGGTCGGTGGGTGGGACTCCGCCGGGTGTGGTCCCAGCCGCCCCGGGGCTCCGGGCGGGCGGAGCCCCCAGGACCTGGCAGCTCTCTCCCCGACCCCCAGCCCGCAGGCCCTCCTGGCAGCAGCGGGCCAGGCTGCCCTGGGGGTTCCCTGGGGGCGGGTCTGCGCCCTGCGGTCCGGGCCCGGGGGAGCCCCAGGCGGCGCTTCTGGCCTCCGGCATTGCACCCCGACCCCGTCACACCCTTCCCGCCGCCGCCTCGCTCCCTTCTGTCCTCTGCGCATGTCCCTGGCCTGGAGGGGGCGGCGCGGGGAGCTGCCGCGTGCTCACGTCTGGTCCCCTCCGCAGGCGCCACCTTCCTCGTGACTTTCGGTAACTCCGAGAAGCCGGACACGATGGTCTGCCGTCTTTCCAGCAGCCAGAGGTGAGGGCGGGTGCTTCCGCCTGGCACTGGGCGCCCGGAGCCTCGGAGGGCCGTGGCACGGACGCCTCTGTCTGTTGCAGGTTCCTGCTTCTGGACGGGGACGGGGACGATCACCGCGAGGTGGAGGTGGCGCGCATCGCTGCCGTGCAGATGCTCACGGAGGGCCTCCCTCCCGGAGGTAGGCGCCGCGGGCCCGGGGGCTCCGGGGCTCCACTCGCGGGCGTGTGAGGCGGAGAGGAGGTTCCCTGGACGTGCGCTCCGCGCTCTTCCGTCCCGTCCCTCGCGCCTGGCATCACCTGGTTCCCCAGGGCCTGCAGTGGGGCCCCCATCGCCGCCGCCCCCCAGGGTCTGCGGAGACGGGCCTCCTCGGGGAGctcggcccggcccggccctctgccctgaaccccactcctgggcctcGGGTCCGAGCGCGGAGGCTGACCCGAGCCCTCTCTCTGATTTCTGACCGGCCTTGCTGTCCtcttctgcctgcctgcctgacgTAGACAGTCTCTCTCACACCAGCCGGCCCGCCGCCGAAGGTCAGCGTGTctgcggggcggggaggggggctccCCGTGACACACTCGGGCCTGAGGCGGCCAGACCGTGAAGCCGTCTGTCCCCCGGGCCCGGCCGTCCTCTCCTGAGGGGGAGCCCTGCTCGGCGGCCAGTGTCCGCCGGCCCCGGCCTGGGGAGGAACGGGGAGCCGGCGGCGGCTTGCGAGCTCCGTGCGGCCGCCTGGGGGGCGGGCTTCCCCGGGGGGCGGGCTTCCCCGGGGGGCGGGCTTCCCCGGGGGGCGGGCTTCCCCGGGGGGCGGGCTTCcccggggggcggggccggggctgcTGGCGCCGCGCCCCCTTGTGGCGGCTCTGGGAGCGCAGGGAGCCCTGCTCTGCCCGGTTTCCTGGAACCGGTCAGTCCGCGCCCAGAACCGTGTTCCGGAGCGGaggtgcggggggcgggggagggcagggagggtccCCGCGCCTGCGCTGTCCACAGCAGGGTCGCCCACTTTCTGTCAAGGGTCGGGCTGAACGTCGATTCGCCCTGCCGGCTACAGGCTCTCAAAATTCAGCAGTCCCAGGAATCAGGAAAGCCCCCTTCCAGGAGCAGGTGGTGGGCAGAAGGCAGGGGGCTGCCCCAGAgcggggctgggggtgagggtggcGCCCCTTCAGAGAGCCCAGGCCGGGGTAAGCCGGCTGGCACAGCTGGGACCGCGGCTTGTGAAAGCCTTGGAGGCGTGGCACTTCGGGCTGGGTTCTGAGCTGCGGGGACTGGCGTCAGGCGGTCCCCCAAAGACAGCCTTCCAGGAGCTCGTGTCCTGCGGTGGCGTGGCTCCTCCGCTTTGACCCTGGCGCCCAGCGGTGGGGTGGGTGTGAGGCCAGCACGACAGGCAGGTGTAGCCTGGCGCAGGGTCTCAGCCATGGGGTGCAAGTGTTTGACCCGGGCCCCTGCCCACCCTGTGAGCTCAGGGTCGGCCACCAGGCAGCCGC
This genomic window contains:
- the ZFYVE21 gene encoding zinc finger FYVE domain-containing protein 21 isoform X1, producing MSSEVAARRDAKKLVRSPSGLRMVPEHRAYGSPFGLEEPPWVPDKECPRCMQCDTKFDFLTRKHHCRRCGKCFCDKCCGQKVALRRMCFVDPVRQCAGCAPVSRREADFYDRQLKLLLSGATFLVTFGNSEKPDTMVCRLSSSQRFLLLDGDGDDHREVEVARIAAVQMLTEGLPPGDSLSHTSRPAAEGGNARATGMTLQYTTPGAEGLTQLTLTASEDAEGSRRQATAWLAAMHKAAKLLHESRDQ
- the ZFYVE21 gene encoding zinc finger FYVE domain-containing protein 21 isoform X2, whose translation is MSSEVAARRDAKKLVRSPSGLRMVPEHRAYGSPFGLEEPPWVPDKECPRCMQCDTKFDFLTRKHHCRRCGKCFCDKCCGQKVALRRMCFVDPVRQCAGCAPVSRREADFYDRQLKLLLSGATFLVTFGNSEKPDTMVCRLSSSQRFLLLDGDGDDHREVEVARIAAVQMLTEGLPPGGGNARATGMTLQYTTPGAEGLTQLTLTASEDAEGSRRQATAWLAAMHKAAKLLHESRDQ